The following are encoded together in the Salvelinus sp. IW2-2015 unplaced genomic scaffold, ASM291031v2 Un_scaffold640, whole genome shotgun sequence genome:
- the LOC112068652 gene encoding uncharacterized protein isoform X4: MSEGVVRKIQPFTIGTRLSVPSEAKCQEFVDVYLPKSAAPNKLELHDQLSLYVGQSQGWPGDSELPQVATQVYASTPEGHQDERVEEDRNSVSPTASSRSIRKIAICRNVETVPDVSVCDSDLATSVRSTSETIRSNCNSVHPKPPSLMVEDDLDKRSNSQSKVDSWFKRKYWDLKYGCSVLGCPLQDPEDASPTQQRDLKDIENSLIQMTRSLDIKQDGHQCEMLDVETDHRGEKRKRLQQIEGNKIPSRENTVNQTWLRFQSLLRNYHQDLKLALDVSSFYQQADTIICTINRKRSVLSGSDNQGSCGQTEIYNIASQIMMLNETVSRLSDLHPTLAARVTRKQAEVQESWGLLQEGSGSEWPDLPTTLDINFSCDEPGSPSQTRDTEHEAQRTIGKDIKEEQNRLKGFENMKDCGVPRKLTVCQVEEQPSESYARVSCDTASNLDDLIGRRRAERQGKDQTTHLNTCSPDCQSELGIQLQNSTTSADKTLSWLKDNLAMSTPSPDVTKNLPADIDQDNVVSNTICLDLSKGEKPGSTQGQHKGGVKMEDLLGQVETLWEVLRRRHHRSMIDANSSERLNLETDDNHETDKDRLEGRMSEYRATTDNVEFWSVPDVKDLSETLEENDRGMLTELLRCLDQDENFDRCEVKEQTLTGQMDDQGCMDHPMEELVEVLEDLGEAVEKRGHSLYQSQDTQERMSQRDYQVIKEEVEEMEGLASQLQVLLPEMAGALGENVHATQQAWQELGWSMAENQCNLQQFRQLQDFLRAYLAMISWTEDTQTCIVSEASAQQWRLAESSVPSELDLRIEQKFDEFDKLAAAGQKLIKERHHLADIIKERTEELQSMLGWILVYWRAQKDQLGRERSRDSRRSDAPRGDATRFSQGQPQNLSSLAEHKSSERLSTKHRLMVASRFEGPQKSQPGIGHHGENFAKLVNVTPHVPLAVAVNSPSIILEEPCATVTPLGSSINLILSFDQQPPGGSLHQGPVEPRQAVEPVHRVSTYLQVTDGSPVFEEVASPHIPDTSHLSTTVSTSSTNATFVPQVSTVLLPTLPRTSPTSTLNLKGPMKRRKKITHRHTVTGIVGMPKPEGVTTVPIGATHRAYTWPLEDKKECRAKQGSPVNTELQLYIKNNSVVSVIDRNSSDTSSIPTVPTIQGNFLHGPNEMTIRQDKSHYGVIPLGSMLSFDLPKDWGKISQMGAKDLTTEKVPSEANGDHASPPLNLYRPSXSNTLGQTHVSSKVIGQTFALSPEKERHLEADGEHDSPNGSPSIPCRPPGSNTLSLTQKVIGQNFTLSPGEESICKTGDFAGQNGSPLNLYKLADSNPLSQTHKVIGHTFALSPKEEMSCETARQDLQKVSAESASLLVQCVSLPAKDDAYHDLRCATRSPALAAGHENIFSSTVGLHDEDKVESSVPVAILDSNKQRTEPHCSSSMMHDHARTEPPPNHKHNCLSVHTKIQDLNNHIYFPSAKRQFTFQSALRVVEIKILSTVSEDSTWTGVRRSGRVIVCSEDNCCVCSDSSAPMMVLEKETSPKREPDHIHPDHWQFEEEEEELEDIWNGTDRERAP, from the exons ATGTCTGAGGGTGTCGTCAGAAAAATCCAACCCTTTACCATTGGGACCAGGCTGTCTGTCCCCTCCGAAGCCAAATGCCAGGAGTTCGTGGACGTCTATCTGCCGAAGTCTGCTGCTCCGAACAAGTTGGAGCTACACGACCAATTGTCCCTTTACGTGGGCCAGTCCCAGGGGTGGCCTGGGGACTCGGAACTCCCACAAGTGGCCACCCAGGTCTACGCTTCAACACCAGAGGGACATCAGgatgagagagtggaggaggacagGAATTCTGTGTCCCCCACTGCATCCTCTAGATCCATCAGGAAGATTGCTATTTGCCGGAACGTCGAGACAGTCCCCGACGTGTCCGTGTGTGACTCTGACCTGGCCACCTCAGTTAGATCCACGTCAGAGACCATCCGAAGCAACTGCAACAGTGTTCACCCAAAACCGCCATCCTTGATGGTAGAGGACGACTTGGATAAGAGGTCCAACTCTCAGTCTAAG GTGGACTCTTGGTTCAAGAGGAAGTATTGGGATCTGAAGTATGGCTGTAGTGTCCTTGGATGTCCTTTGCAGGACCCAGAGGACGCGTCACCGACCCAACAGCGAGACCTAAAGGACATTGAGAATTCCCTCATACAGATGACGAGAAGTCTGGACATAAAACAG GATGGACATCAGTGCGAGATGCTTGACGTGGAGACCGACcacaggggagagaagaggaagagactgCAACAGATAGAAGGCAACAAAATCCCTTCTAGAGAGAACACCGTTAACCAAAC CTGGCTGAGGTTCCAGTCACTGTTAAGAAACTATCACCAAGACCTCAAACTGGCTCTGGACGTCTCCTCCTTCTACCAACAGGCTGACACCATCATCTGCACCATCAACAGGAAG AGAAGCGTCCTGTCTGGATCAGATAACCAGGGGAGCTGCGGTCAGACAGAGATCTACAATATTGCCAGTCAAATCATG ATGCTGAACGAGACTGTTTCACGCCTTTCGGACCTCCACCCTACCCTGGCTGCCAGAGTGACACGGAAGCAGGCTGAGGTGCAGGAGAGCTGGGGCCTTCTCCAGGAGGGTAGTGG GAGCGAGTGGCCAGATTTGCCCACCACCCTTGACATAAACTTCTCCTGCGACGAACCTGGCTCACCGAGTCAAACCAGAGATACGGAACATGAGGCCCAGAGGACCATAGGAAAGGACATCAAAGAGGAACAGAACCGTCTCAAAGGGTTCGAG aacatGAAAGACTGTGGTGTCCCCAGGAAGCTGACTGTTTGTCAAGTTGAAGAACAGCCTTCCGAAAGCTATGCCCGAGTCTCCTGTGACACCGCCAGCAATCTGGATGACTTGATTGGAAGACGGCGTGCGGAGAGGCAAGG AAAGGACCAGACAACCCATTTGAACACTTGTTCTCCGGATTGCCAATCAGAACTTGGTATTCAGTTGCAAAATTCTACCACATCTGCTGATAAG ACTCTGTCATGGCTGAAAGACAACCTTGCTATGTCAACCCCCAGTCCAGATGTGACTAAAAACCTGCCAGCTGATATTGACCAAGACAATGTTGTTTCGAACACGATTTGCTTAGACCTGTCCAAGGGA GAAAAGCCAGGGTCAACCCAAGGCCAGCACAAAGGTGGTGTGAAGATGGAGGACCTCCTTGGCCAAGTGGAGACGCTATGGGAAGTTCTGAGGAGAAGACATCATAGAAGCATGATTGATGCAAACAGCTCTGAGAGGCTCAACTTGGAG ACGGATGACAATCATGAGACAGACAAGGATCGGCTGGAAGGACGCATGTCAGAATACAGGGCAACCACGGACAACGTGGAATTCTGGAGCGTCCCAgatgtcaaggatctctctgagaCATTGGAGGAAAACGACAGAGGAATGCTGACAGAGCTGCTTAGGTGTCTTGACCAGGATGAAAACTTTGATCGTTGTGAGGTAAAGGAACAG ACCCTTACTGGACAAATGGACGACCAGGGGTGCATGGACCACCCTATGGAGGAATTGGTGGAGGTCCTGGAGGATCTTGGTGAAGCAGTGGAGAAAAGAGGACATTCCCTCTATCAAAGTCAAGACACCCAAGAACGTATGAGTCAG AGGGACTATCAGGTCAtaaaagaggaggtggaggagatggagggactgGCTTCGCAACTACAGGTCCTCCTACCTGAGATGGCAGGGGCTTTGGGGGAGAACGTCCATGCGACCCAGCAAGCTTGGCAGGAGTTGGGCTGGAGCATGGCAGAGAACCAATGCAACCTCCAACAATTTCGGCAACTGCAAGACTTTCTTAGGGCCTACCTGGCCATGAT ctCATGGACAGAGGACACACAGACTTGCATTGTCTCAGAAGCTTCAGCCCAGCAGTGGAGATTGGCAGAATCGAGTGTTCCATCTGAGCTAGATCTGAGGATAGAGCAGAAGTTTGACGAGTTTGACAAGCTCGCTGCTGCTGGGCAGAAGCTTATCAAGGAGCGACATCACTTGGCAGATATT ATAAAGGAGAGGACTGAGGAACTGCAAAGCATGCTGGGATGGATCCTGGTGTACTGGAGGGCACAGAAAGACCAGCTGGGTCGGGAGAGGTCAAGGGATTCAAGAAGAAGTGATGCCCCTCGGGGAGACGCAACCAGATTTTCACAAGGCCAACCCCAG AATCTATCCTCTCTGGCAGAACACAAGTCCTCGGAAAGACTGTCCACAAAGCACAGGCTGATGGTGGCGAGCCGGTTTGAAGGACCACAAAAATCCCAACCGGGGATAGGTCACCATGGAGAAAACTTTGCCAAGCTGGTAAACGTCACACCACACGTCCCCTTGGCTGTGGCAGTAAACTCGCCCAGCATTATCCTTGAAGAGCCCTGTGCTACTGTCACCCCACTGGGCAGCAGCATCAACCTCATCCTCAGTTTTGACCAACAGCCACCAGGGGGCAGTCTGCATCAGGGGCCAGTGGAGCCAAGGCAGGCAGTGGAACCTGTGCATAGG GTGAGCACCTATCTGCAAGTCACAGACGGAAGTCCTGTTTTTGAAGAGGTGGCATCGCCTCATATCCCAGACACGAGCCACCTGTCAACCACCGTTTCCACAAGCTCAACCAACGCTACTTTCGTACCCCAAGTCAGTACTGTCTTGCTCCCCACCTTACCCAGAACCAGTCCCACCTCTACCTTAAACCTGAAGGGACCGATGAAAAGGAGGAAGAAaattacacacaggcacactgtgACTGGCATTGTCGGAATGCCCAAGCCGGAGGGGGTTACTACCGTGCCCATCGGTGCCACACACAGAGCCTACACCTGGCCACTGGAGGATAAGAAGGAATGCCGTGCCAAACAAGGGAGTCCAGTAAATACAGAACTCCAACTGTATATCAAAAATAATTCTGTGGTGAGTGTCATAGATAGAAACTCTTCAGACACGTCAAGCATTCCTACCGTTCCTACCATCCAGGGGAATTTCTTGCATGGACCCAATGAGATGACCATTAGGCAAGACAAGAGCCACTATGGCGTTATCCCTCTTGGGTCGATGTTGAGCTTTGACCTGCCCAAGGATTGGGGGAAAATCTCACAGATGGGTGCAAAAGACCTCACAACTGAGAAAGTGCCTTCTGAAGCCAATGGGGACCATGCCAGTCCACCTTTGAATCTGTATAGACCATCGTGRTCAAACACACTCGGTCAGACTCACGTATCGTCCAAAGTAATTGGACAGACTTTCGCCCTCAGTCCAGAGAAGGAAAGGCATCTTGAAGCTGATGGGGAACATGACAGTCCGAATGGTTCACCTTCGATTCCGTGTAGACCGCCAGGATCAAATACACTCAGTCTAACTCAGAAAGTGATTGGGCAGAATTTCACCCTCAGTCCAGGGGAGGAAAGTATCTGCAAAACAGGGGACTTTGCTGGTCAAAATGGTTCACCTTTGAATCTATACAAATTGGCAGACTCAAACCCACTCAGTCAGACTCACAAAGTGATTGGCCATACTTTCGCCCTCAGTCCGAAAGAGGAAATGAGCTGTGAAACAGCAAGGCAGGACTTGCAGAAGGTCAGCGCAGAGTCTGCTTCTCTTTTGGTTCAGTGTGTCTCGCTACCTGCGAAAGATGACGCCTATCACGACCTAAGATGCGCCACGAGGAGTCCTGCCCTTGCTGCTGGACATGAGAACATTTTCTCCAGCACTGTGGGTCTCCACGATGAGGATAAGGTTGAGAGTTCRGTTCCAGTGGCCATTTTGGACTCTAACAAGCAACGCACTGAACCACACTGCAGCAGCTCGATGATGCATGACCACGCCCGCACTGAACCGCCACCGAACCACAAGCACAACTGTTTAAGTGTTCACACTAAGATTCAAGACCTCAATAACCACATATACTTCCCTTCGGCAAAGAGGCAATTCACTTTCCAAAGTGCACTTCGGGTTGTAGAGATCAAGATCTTGTCTACTGTGTCTGAAGACTCCACGTGGACGGGTGTGCGCAGGTCTGGACGAGTCATTGTGTGCTCTGAGGACAACTGTTGCGTGTGCTCRGACAGCTCCGCACCCATGATGGTATTGGAAAAAGAAACTTCACCCAAAAGAGAACCAGATCATATTCATCCTGATCATTGGCAgtttgaggaggaggaagaggagctggaGGATATTTGGAATGGCACAGACCGGGAAAGAGCGCCTTGA
- the LOC112068652 gene encoding uncharacterized protein isoform X3 — translation MSEGVVRKIQPFTIGTRLSVPSEAKCQEFVDVYLPKSAAPNKLELHDQLSLYVGQSQGWPGDSELPQVATQVYASTPEGHQDERVEEDRNSVSPTASSRSIRKIAICRNVETVPDVSVCDSDLATSVRSTSETIRSNCNSVHPKPPSLMVEDDLDKRSNSQSKVDSWFKRKYWDLKYGCSVLGCPLQDPEDASPTQQRDLKDIENSLIQMTRSLDIKQDGHQCEMLDVETDHRGEKRKRLQQIEGNKIPSRENTVNQTWLRFQSLLRNYHQDLKLALDVSSFYQQADTIICTINRKRSVLSGSDNQGSCGQTEIYNIASQIMMLNETVSRLSDLHPTLAARVTRKQAEVQESWGLLQEGSGSEWPDLPTTLDINFSCDEPGSPSQTRDTEHEAQRTIGKDIKEEQNRLKGFENMKDCGVPRKLTVCQVEEQPSESYARVSCDTASNLDDLIGRRRAERQGKDQTTHLNTCSPDCQSELGIQLQNSTTSADKTLSWLKDNLAMSTPSPDVTKNLPADIDQDNVVSNTICLDLSKGEKPGSTQGQHKGGVKMEDLLGQVETLWEVLRRRHHRSMIDANSSERLNLETDDNHETDKDRLEGRMSEYRATTDNVEFWSVPDVKDLSETLEENDRGMLTELLRCLDQDENFDRCEVKEQTLTGQMDDQGCMDHPMEELVEVLEDLGEAVEKRGHSLYQSQDTQERMSQQSTLKLRINQLLSRCAEFSMDILDTETDMAVRCEPYSSELEGLQEQQDELERDYQVIKEEVEEMEGLASQLQVLLPEMAGALGENVHATQQAWQELGWSMAENQCNLQQFRQLQDFLRAYLAMISWTEDTQTCIVSEASAQQWRLAESSVPSELDLRIEQKFDEFDKLAAAGQKLIKERHHLADIIKERTEELQSMLGWILVYWRAQKDQLGRERSRDSRRSDAPRGDATRFSQGQPQNLSSLAEHKSSERLSTKHRLMVASRFEGPQKSQPGIGHHGENFAKLPPGGSLHQGPVEPRQAVEPVHRVSTYLQVTDGSPVFEEVASPHIPDTSHLSTTVSTSSTNATFVPQVSTVLLPTLPRTSPTSTLNLKGPMKRRKKITHRHTVTGIVGMPKPEGVTTVPIGATHRAYTWPLEDKKECRAKQGSPVNTELQLYIKNNSVVSVIDRNSSDTSSIPTVPTIQGNFLHGPNEMTIRQDKSHYGVIPLGSMLSFDLPKDWGKISQMGAKDLTTEKVPSEANGDHASPPLNLYRPSXSNTLGQTHVSSKVIGQTFALSPEKERHLEADGEHDSPNGSPSIPCRPPGSNTLSLTQKVIGQNFTLSPGEESICKTGDFAGQNGSPLNLYKLADSNPLSQTHKVIGHTFALSPKEEMSCETARQDLQKVSAESASLLVQCVSLPAKDDAYHDLRCATRSPALAAGHENIFSSTVGLHDEDKVESSVPVAILDSNKQRTEPHCSSSMMHDHARTEPPPNHKHNCLSVHTKIQDLNNHIYFPSAKRQFTFQSALRVVEIKILSTVSEDSTWTGVRRSGRVIVCSEDNCCVCSDSSAPMMVLEKETSPKREPDHIHPDHWQFEEEEEELEDIWNGTDRERAP, via the exons ATGTCTGAGGGTGTCGTCAGAAAAATCCAACCCTTTACCATTGGGACCAGGCTGTCTGTCCCCTCCGAAGCCAAATGCCAGGAGTTCGTGGACGTCTATCTGCCGAAGTCTGCTGCTCCGAACAAGTTGGAGCTACACGACCAATTGTCCCTTTACGTGGGCCAGTCCCAGGGGTGGCCTGGGGACTCGGAACTCCCACAAGTGGCCACCCAGGTCTACGCTTCAACACCAGAGGGACATCAGgatgagagagtggaggaggacagGAATTCTGTGTCCCCCACTGCATCCTCTAGATCCATCAGGAAGATTGCTATTTGCCGGAACGTCGAGACAGTCCCCGACGTGTCCGTGTGTGACTCTGACCTGGCCACCTCAGTTAGATCCACGTCAGAGACCATCCGAAGCAACTGCAACAGTGTTCACCCAAAACCGCCATCCTTGATGGTAGAGGACGACTTGGATAAGAGGTCCAACTCTCAGTCTAAG GTGGACTCTTGGTTCAAGAGGAAGTATTGGGATCTGAAGTATGGCTGTAGTGTCCTTGGATGTCCTTTGCAGGACCCAGAGGACGCGTCACCGACCCAACAGCGAGACCTAAAGGACATTGAGAATTCCCTCATACAGATGACGAGAAGTCTGGACATAAAACAG GATGGACATCAGTGCGAGATGCTTGACGTGGAGACCGACcacaggggagagaagaggaagagactgCAACAGATAGAAGGCAACAAAATCCCTTCTAGAGAGAACACCGTTAACCAAAC CTGGCTGAGGTTCCAGTCACTGTTAAGAAACTATCACCAAGACCTCAAACTGGCTCTGGACGTCTCCTCCTTCTACCAACAGGCTGACACCATCATCTGCACCATCAACAGGAAG AGAAGCGTCCTGTCTGGATCAGATAACCAGGGGAGCTGCGGTCAGACAGAGATCTACAATATTGCCAGTCAAATCATG ATGCTGAACGAGACTGTTTCACGCCTTTCGGACCTCCACCCTACCCTGGCTGCCAGAGTGACACGGAAGCAGGCTGAGGTGCAGGAGAGCTGGGGCCTTCTCCAGGAGGGTAGTGG GAGCGAGTGGCCAGATTTGCCCACCACCCTTGACATAAACTTCTCCTGCGACGAACCTGGCTCACCGAGTCAAACCAGAGATACGGAACATGAGGCCCAGAGGACCATAGGAAAGGACATCAAAGAGGAACAGAACCGTCTCAAAGGGTTCGAG aacatGAAAGACTGTGGTGTCCCCAGGAAGCTGACTGTTTGTCAAGTTGAAGAACAGCCTTCCGAAAGCTATGCCCGAGTCTCCTGTGACACCGCCAGCAATCTGGATGACTTGATTGGAAGACGGCGTGCGGAGAGGCAAGG AAAGGACCAGACAACCCATTTGAACACTTGTTCTCCGGATTGCCAATCAGAACTTGGTATTCAGTTGCAAAATTCTACCACATCTGCTGATAAG ACTCTGTCATGGCTGAAAGACAACCTTGCTATGTCAACCCCCAGTCCAGATGTGACTAAAAACCTGCCAGCTGATATTGACCAAGACAATGTTGTTTCGAACACGATTTGCTTAGACCTGTCCAAGGGA GAAAAGCCAGGGTCAACCCAAGGCCAGCACAAAGGTGGTGTGAAGATGGAGGACCTCCTTGGCCAAGTGGAGACGCTATGGGAAGTTCTGAGGAGAAGACATCATAGAAGCATGATTGATGCAAACAGCTCTGAGAGGCTCAACTTGGAG ACGGATGACAATCATGAGACAGACAAGGATCGGCTGGAAGGACGCATGTCAGAATACAGGGCAACCACGGACAACGTGGAATTCTGGAGCGTCCCAgatgtcaaggatctctctgagaCATTGGAGGAAAACGACAGAGGAATGCTGACAGAGCTGCTTAGGTGTCTTGACCAGGATGAAAACTTTGATCGTTGTGAGGTAAAGGAACAG ACCCTTACTGGACAAATGGACGACCAGGGGTGCATGGACCACCCTATGGAGGAATTGGTGGAGGTCCTGGAGGATCTTGGTGAAGCAGTGGAGAAAAGAGGACATTCCCTCTATCAAAGTCAAGACACCCAAGAACGTATGAGTCAG cAATCAACACTGAAGCTGCGCATCAACCAGCTCTTGTCCAGGTGTGCAGAGTTCAGCATGGACATTCTGGACACTGAGACAGACATGGCGGTCAGATGTGAGCCCTATAGTTCTGAACTCGAGGGACTGCAGGAGCAACAGGATGAGCTAgag AGGGACTATCAGGTCAtaaaagaggaggtggaggagatggagggactgGCTTCGCAACTACAGGTCCTCCTACCTGAGATGGCAGGGGCTTTGGGGGAGAACGTCCATGCGACCCAGCAAGCTTGGCAGGAGTTGGGCTGGAGCATGGCAGAGAACCAATGCAACCTCCAACAATTTCGGCAACTGCAAGACTTTCTTAGGGCCTACCTGGCCATGAT ctCATGGACAGAGGACACACAGACTTGCATTGTCTCAGAAGCTTCAGCCCAGCAGTGGAGATTGGCAGAATCGAGTGTTCCATCTGAGCTAGATCTGAGGATAGAGCAGAAGTTTGACGAGTTTGACAAGCTCGCTGCTGCTGGGCAGAAGCTTATCAAGGAGCGACATCACTTGGCAGATATT ATAAAGGAGAGGACTGAGGAACTGCAAAGCATGCTGGGATGGATCCTGGTGTACTGGAGGGCACAGAAAGACCAGCTGGGTCGGGAGAGGTCAAGGGATTCAAGAAGAAGTGATGCCCCTCGGGGAGACGCAACCAGATTTTCACAAGGCCAACCCCAG AATCTATCCTCTCTGGCAGAACACAAGTCCTCGGAAAGACTGTCCACAAAGCACAGGCTGATGGTGGCGAGCCGGTTTGAAGGACCACAAAAATCCCAACCGGGGATAGGTCACCATGGAGAAAACTTTGCCAAGCTG CCACCAGGGGGCAGTCTGCATCAGGGGCCAGTGGAGCCAAGGCAGGCAGTGGAACCTGTGCATAGG GTGAGCACCTATCTGCAAGTCACAGACGGAAGTCCTGTTTTTGAAGAGGTGGCATCGCCTCATATCCCAGACACGAGCCACCTGTCAACCACCGTTTCCACAAGCTCAACCAACGCTACTTTCGTACCCCAAGTCAGTACTGTCTTGCTCCCCACCTTACCCAGAACCAGTCCCACCTCTACCTTAAACCTGAAGGGACCGATGAAAAGGAGGAAGAAaattacacacaggcacactgtgACTGGCATTGTCGGAATGCCCAAGCCGGAGGGGGTTACTACCGTGCCCATCGGTGCCACACACAGAGCCTACACCTGGCCACTGGAGGATAAGAAGGAATGCCGTGCCAAACAAGGGAGTCCAGTAAATACAGAACTCCAACTGTATATCAAAAATAATTCTGTGGTGAGTGTCATAGATAGAAACTCTTCAGACACGTCAAGCATTCCTACCGTTCCTACCATCCAGGGGAATTTCTTGCATGGACCCAATGAGATGACCATTAGGCAAGACAAGAGCCACTATGGCGTTATCCCTCTTGGGTCGATGTTGAGCTTTGACCTGCCCAAGGATTGGGGGAAAATCTCACAGATGGGTGCAAAAGACCTCACAACTGAGAAAGTGCCTTCTGAAGCCAATGGGGACCATGCCAGTCCACCTTTGAATCTGTATAGACCATCGTGRTCAAACACACTCGGTCAGACTCACGTATCGTCCAAAGTAATTGGACAGACTTTCGCCCTCAGTCCAGAGAAGGAAAGGCATCTTGAAGCTGATGGGGAACATGACAGTCCGAATGGTTCACCTTCGATTCCGTGTAGACCGCCAGGATCAAATACACTCAGTCTAACTCAGAAAGTGATTGGGCAGAATTTCACCCTCAGTCCAGGGGAGGAAAGTATCTGCAAAACAGGGGACTTTGCTGGTCAAAATGGTTCACCTTTGAATCTATACAAATTGGCAGACTCAAACCCACTCAGTCAGACTCACAAAGTGATTGGCCATACTTTCGCCCTCAGTCCGAAAGAGGAAATGAGCTGTGAAACAGCAAGGCAGGACTTGCAGAAGGTCAGCGCAGAGTCTGCTTCTCTTTTGGTTCAGTGTGTCTCGCTACCTGCGAAAGATGACGCCTATCACGACCTAAGATGCGCCACGAGGAGTCCTGCCCTTGCTGCTGGACATGAGAACATTTTCTCCAGCACTGTGGGTCTCCACGATGAGGATAAGGTTGAGAGTTCRGTTCCAGTGGCCATTTTGGACTCTAACAAGCAACGCACTGAACCACACTGCAGCAGCTCGATGATGCATGACCACGCCCGCACTGAACCGCCACCGAACCACAAGCACAACTGTTTAAGTGTTCACACTAAGATTCAAGACCTCAATAACCACATATACTTCCCTTCGGCAAAGAGGCAATTCACTTTCCAAAGTGCACTTCGGGTTGTAGAGATCAAGATCTTGTCTACTGTGTCTGAAGACTCCACGTGGACGGGTGTGCGCAGGTCTGGACGAGTCATTGTGTGCTCTGAGGACAACTGTTGCGTGTGCTCRGACAGCTCCGCACCCATGATGGTATTGGAAAAAGAAACTTCACCCAAAAGAGAACCAGATCATATTCATCCTGATCATTGGCAgtttgaggaggaggaagaggagctggaGGATATTTGGAATGGCACAGACCGGGAAAGAGCGCCTTGA